Proteins found in one Larimichthys crocea isolate SSNF chromosome I, L_crocea_2.0, whole genome shotgun sequence genomic segment:
- the mars2 gene encoding methionine--tRNA ligase, mitochondrial, translating into MRTPVVFVARSCKAVHRLQQSPFFSPISALSRHQRISVLRQTSTHPCKDDRSYYITTPIFYVNASPHLGHLYSAVIADCFHRYKLLQGFDSKFATGTDEHGLKIQQAADTAGKDPLTFCTDVSERFRHLFSRCNVSYTDYIRTTEQRHREAVEHFWSVLWNKGFIYKGSYEGWYSTQDESFLTPSQVGDALDSTGKEIKVSLESGHKVDWMKEENYMFRLSAFRPQLLDWLRGNPRAIQPERFYQAVLQWLQEDLPDLSVSRQRSRLQWGIPVPGDAEQTIYVWLDALVNYLTVAGYPNKHKQWWNVAHHIVGKDILKFHAIYWPSFLLGAGLPLPQTIHVHSHWTVGGKKMSKSLGNVVDPLERSQMFTTDGMRYFLLRQGVPDSDCDYTDDKAIKLLNAELADSLGGLLNRCTAPALNPAQVYPSFCPQSFPNQLGGRAVVEDYHMLDAVKHLSALVEQHYESMHVYKALEAISACVRQTNGFVHRHAPWKLDRRDIKDRRWLDTIIHISLECLRIYGTLLQPVVPEISNKLLSRLGVQPGERSWAAVNFLPRYQGMDCPFEGRALGSDSGVLFSRLERQNVDQQKPKKTKKAA; encoded by the exons ATGAGGACCCCTGTTGTGTTTGTCGCCAGAAGCTGCAAGGCTGTTCACAGACTCCAACAAAGTCCATTTTTCTCACCAATTTCAGCTTTATCGAGACACCAGAGGATCTCTGTGCTGAGGCAGACGAGCACGCATCCCTGCAAAGACGACAGGAGTTACTACATAACCACTCCCATCTTCTATGTCAACGCCTCTCCTCATTTAGGACACCTATATTCAGCTGTCATAGCGGACTGCTTTCATAGGTATAAGCTGCTTCAGGGCTTCGACTCAAAGTTTGCAACAG GCACAGACGAACATGGCTTGAAAATCCAACAAGCTGCTGACACTGCAGGAAAAGATCCCCTGACCTTCTGCACTGATGTATCTGAGAGATTCAGACATCTCTTCAGCAGATGCAACGTATCGTATACAGACTACATAAGaaccacagagcagagacaccGTGAGGCCGTAGAGCATTTCTGGTCAGTGCTCTGGAACAAAGGGTTCATCTACAAGGGAAGTTATGAAGGCTGGTACTCCACCCAAGATGAAAGCTTCCTCACGCCATCGCAGGTGGGTGACGCTTTGGACTCAACGGGGAAGGAGATCAAGGTATCGCTGGAAAGTGGCCACAAG GTGGACTGGATGAAAGAGGAGAACTACATGTTCCGTCTGTCTGCATTTCGGCCTCAGCTGCTTGACTGGCTCAGAGGAAATCCTCGGGCTATACAGCCTGAACGTTTCTACCAGGCTGTTCTCCAGTGGCTGCAGGAGGACCTTCCTGACCTCTCAGTCTCCCGTCAGAGAAGCCGCCTTCAGTGGGGCATCCCAGTCCCAGGTGACGCCGAACAAACCATCTATGTGTGGCTAGATGCTCTGGTGAACTACCTTACTGTGGCTGGCTATCCTAACAAACACAAGCAATGGTGGAACGTTGCCCACCACATTGTCGGAAAGGACATCTTAAAATTTCATGCCATCTACTGGCCATCCTTCCTTCTAGGAGCTGGACTGCCGCTGCCACAGACGATACATGTGCACTCTCACTGGACCGTAGGAGGAAAGAAGATGTCGAAAAGTTTGGGTAATGTGGTGGATCCTCTAGAACGCTCACAGATGTTCACAACTGATGGTATGAGGTATTTTCTTCTGCGTCAGGGTGTCCCAGACTCAGACTGTGATTACACAGACGACAAAGCTATCAAGCTGCTCAATGCAGAGCTCGCCGACTCTCTCGGTGGTCTGCTGAACCGCTGCACAGCCCCAGCCCTTAACCCAGCTCAGGTCTACCCCTCTTTCTGCCCCCAATCTTTCCCAAATCAACTCGGAGGCAGAGCTGTGGTTGAAGACTACCACATGTTGGATGCTGTGAAACATCTCTCTGCTTTGGTGGAGCAGCACTATGAGAGCATGCATGTTTACAAAGCTCTGGAGGCCATCAGTGCCTGTGTGAGGCAGACCAACGGGTTTGTTCATCGCCATGCACCTTGGAAGCTGGATAGGAGGGACATTAAAGACCGGCGATGGCTGGACACCATCATCCATATCTCCCTCGAATGCCTGAGGATTTACGGCACACTCCTCCAGCCAGTAGTGCCAGAGATTTCTAACAAGCTGCTGTCCAGACTTGGAGTGCAACCAGGCGAGAGGAGCTGGGCAGCTGTGAACTTTCTGCCCAGGTATCAGGGAATGGACTGTCCCTTTGAAGGGAGAGCGCTAGGATCTGACTCTGGGGTGCTTTTCAGTCGCTTAGAGAGACAGAATGTAGATcaacaaaaacctaaaaaaacaaaaaaggcagcATAA